A single genomic interval of Chitinivibrionales bacterium harbors:
- a CDS encoding PHP domain-containing protein: MSNTKINKPINTFQEICGALHLHTQFSDGGVDIPELISAAQEVGLDYLVVTDHMSLQAKNEGFEGFNDGVSLVVGYEHQDIHNRNHYLVIGSDTIAAEKENVQGYIDEIKRSGGIGFIAHPAEKRHYFQGLPSYPWTEWSAGGYDGIEIWNQMSDWVEHLKNWQSFIRILFPRRLMADVPVELLKKWDELNRSRFVAAVGGVDAHTRRYGLGLVHLTIFPVKVELKGIRTHLYLNRPYPARNDDTTKKMIIGALKNGHSYVSNYRRGDARGSRFFVHYDDGSFYCPGIQPEIPGRPVSFEASVPEKAEIRLLRNGEVCAFHKGRRANFPVSEKGVYRIEVRKKNYAWIYTNPFPLCTYPVP; the protein is encoded by the coding sequence ATGTCAAACACTAAAATAAACAAGCCGATAAATACTTTTCAGGAAATCTGTGGAGCGCTCCATCTGCATACTCAATTCTCAGACGGCGGTGTCGATATACCCGAACTGATTTCAGCAGCTCAGGAGGTCGGACTTGATTATCTTGTCGTAACCGACCATATGTCGCTTCAAGCGAAAAATGAGGGATTTGAGGGATTTAATGACGGTGTCTCTCTTGTGGTAGGGTATGAACATCAGGACATCCACAATCGGAATCATTACCTTGTGATCGGTTCGGATACCATTGCAGCGGAAAAGGAGAATGTTCAGGGGTATATTGATGAGATAAAACGGTCAGGGGGGATCGGATTTATCGCTCATCCTGCAGAAAAACGCCATTATTTCCAGGGATTACCATCATATCCCTGGACCGAATGGTCGGCTGGTGGGTATGACGGCATCGAGATTTGGAACCAAATGTCCGATTGGGTTGAACATTTAAAGAACTGGCAAAGCTTTATTCGCATACTGTTTCCGCGCCGATTGATGGCCGATGTTCCTGTAGAATTGCTAAAGAAGTGGGATGAATTGAATCGGAGCCGCTTTGTTGCTGCGGTGGGCGGGGTTGATGCGCACACGCGACGATACGGTCTGGGATTGGTACATCTGACCATATTCCCGGTAAAAGTTGAATTGAAAGGAATACGAACCCACTTATATCTCAACCGGCCCTATCCGGCACGGAATGATGATACCACAAAGAAGATGATTATCGGCGCCCTCAAAAACGGGCACTCATATGTAAGTAATTATCGACGGGGTGATGCCCGGGGAAGCCGGTTCTTTGTGCATTATGATGATGGCTCCTTTTATTGTCCCGGTATCCAACCGGAAATACCGGGACGGCCGGTGTCGTTTGAAGCAAGCGTACCCGAAAAGGCCGAAATAAGATTACTGAGAAATGGAGAGGTTTGTGCTTTTCATAAGGGCCGTAGGGCAAATTTTCCTGTTTCCGAAAAAGGTGTGTATCGCATTGAGGTCAGGAAGAAAAATTATGCCTGGATATATACAAATCCTTTTCCGCTCTGCACATATCCCGTTCCCTGA
- the lysA gene encoding diaminopimelate decarboxylase translates to MNNFHWENNEFLCENIPLSRLAEEYGTPSFIYSSAAICTKIEMLQGALESFDSQICFSVKSNSNLSILQLMAQRGVGADIVSGGELYRALKAGISPENIVYSGVGKTVQEMEYALKSSIRMFNVESEAELNTLSAVAEKLGKIAPIAFRINPDVDARTHHFTTTAKKGNKFGVPFNDAERLYARAKELPNIRPVGIDVHLGSPILTLDPYRQGLEVLSGLITRLRDNGIAIETLDIGGGFGITYTDEKPFTPIQFAELVRPYLEKLGCRLIVEPGRYIMGNSGVLLTKIVYIKESYGKTFYICDAGMSDNIRPPFYGASHKISPVKSVDETTMRTVDVVGPICESADYLGKDRELQAAQEGDILAVLSSGAYCFTMASNYNSRPRACEILVKNDSSRLIRLRETYEDLVRGEQLEK, encoded by the coding sequence ATGAATAATTTCCATTGGGAAAATAATGAGTTCTTGTGCGAAAACATTCCACTTTCAAGGCTTGCAGAAGAATACGGCACTCCATCGTTTATTTACAGCTCAGCAGCGATCTGCACTAAAATTGAAATGCTCCAGGGAGCACTGGAAAGCTTCGATTCTCAAATCTGTTTTTCGGTAAAATCAAATTCCAACCTGAGCATTTTACAGCTTATGGCCCAACGAGGGGTCGGCGCCGATATTGTTTCCGGAGGTGAGTTATATCGAGCATTGAAAGCAGGCATATCTCCGGAAAACATCGTCTATTCAGGTGTTGGCAAGACGGTTCAAGAGATGGAATATGCGCTTAAAAGCTCAATACGGATGTTCAATGTCGAATCTGAGGCTGAACTGAATACACTCTCAGCTGTCGCAGAAAAACTCGGTAAAATTGCCCCGATTGCCTTTCGGATTAATCCGGATGTTGATGCCCGCACACATCATTTTACCACTACAGCCAAAAAGGGCAACAAGTTTGGTGTACCATTCAACGATGCAGAGCGATTATATGCCCGAGCCAAAGAACTTCCAAATATCCGACCTGTTGGTATTGATGTTCACCTTGGATCACCAATTCTCACCCTGGACCCTTATCGCCAGGGTCTGGAAGTACTTTCGGGTCTTATTACACGGTTACGAGACAACGGTATTGCTATCGAAACCCTCGATATCGGCGGTGGATTCGGTATTACCTATACTGATGAAAAGCCCTTTACTCCGATTCAATTCGCCGAATTAGTTCGTCCTTACCTCGAAAAACTCGGATGCCGTTTGATCGTCGAACCCGGACGGTATATTATGGGTAATTCGGGAGTACTTTTGACCAAAATTGTTTACATAAAGGAGTCCTACGGCAAGACATTTTATATTTGTGATGCCGGAATGAGTGACAATATACGCCCACCGTTTTATGGGGCATCCCACAAAATATCTCCTGTCAAATCCGTCGATGAAACGACAATGCGTACAGTTGATGTTGTCGGACCGATTTGTGAATCGGCTGATTATCTCGGCAAAGATCGTGAACTCCAGGCCGCACAGGAAGGTGACATTCTCGCTGTATTGAGTTCGGGCGCCTATTGCTTTACAATGGCATCGAATTACAACTCCCGTCCCCGGGCATGTGAAATCCTTGTGAAAAACGATTCATCCCGACTTATCCGCCTTCGTGAAACTTACGAAGATCTTGTCAGAGGCGAACAGCTCGAAAAATAA
- the rpsT gene encoding 30S ribosomal protein S20, with translation MPQHKSCEKRMRTAKKANLRNRMARSTMRTALRNVLTSNDNETAAPALQKAISVLDKSVKKNIIHKNNAANKKAKLYRHVKSLAK, from the coding sequence ATGCCCCAGCATAAATCATGTGAGAAAAGAATGCGCACAGCAAAGAAAGCCAACCTGAGAAACAGAATGGCCCGTTCCACAATGCGGACCGCCCTCCGTAATGTATTAACCTCCAACGACAACGAAACCGCTGCTCCGGCATTGCAAAAAGCGATTTCAGTGCTCGACAAAAGCGTGAAAAAGAATATTATTCATAAGAACAATGCAGCAAATAAAAAAGCAAAGCTTTACAGGCATGTAAAAAGTCTTGCAAAGTAG